Proteins encoded within one genomic window of Spirulina major PCC 6313:
- a CDS encoding DUF6760 family protein, with amino-acid sequence MAQLYQEVAYIALHFHWSRDEILALDHRERRLWVAEISALLA; translated from the coding sequence TTGGCGCAGCTTTATCAAGAGGTAGCCTATATTGCCCTGCATTTTCACTGGTCACGGGATGAGATTTTGGCGTTGGATCATCGGGAGCGACGGCTGTGGGTGGCTGAAATTAGCGCGTTGTTGGCGTAA